In the bacterium genome, TCTGGTGAATCAGCACTATACCATCATCGAAAGAATGGTGCTTGCGGTTCGCGTGCACGTCGCCGGGCAGATTAAAAATTACTGGGCTTTGAACGACATCGTGGTCGACAAGGGAACCTCGGCGCGATTGATTCTCATCGACGCCTTGGTGGACGGCGACTATCTCAACACCTATCGCAGTGACGGCCTGATCATCGCCACGCCAACCGGTTCCACCGCCTACTCGCTCTCCGCCGGCGGTCCGTTGCTGATGCCGGTGATGCAGGCCATCTTGGTCACGCCGATCTGCCCCCATTCCCTCACCGTACGTCCCATTGTTCTCTCAGAGCGCAGCGTGCTGTCGATCTCGACGCGCGATCAGGAAAAACCGGTGCAGGTCAATATTGACGGTCAGAACCGTTTCGTCATTCGCGCGGGCGACTGGCTGGAGATCAGCAAAGCCGATTACTCGGTGCGA is a window encoding:
- a CDS encoding NAD(+)/NADH kinase — protein: MITVGIVANRYKPKARPVIKNFVNLLHEADAQALYVAENAEFLKLTPTDRTVPLAQLGQHCHVVVAFGGDGTLLSTACEVGASGVPILGVNLGGLGFLAEIKTDEIREMVQDLVNQHYTIIERMVLAVRVHVAGQIKNYWALNDIVVDKGTSARLILIDALVDGDYLNTYRSDGLIIATPTGSTAYSLSAGGPLLMPVMQAILVTPICPHSLTVRPIVLSERSVLSISTRDQEKPVQVNIDGQNRFVIRAGDWLEISKADYSVRWVSSNKRDFFSILRTKLNWGFDLSMQSNSAPA